From a single Okeanomitos corallinicola TIOX110 genomic region:
- a CDS encoding RNA-guided endonuclease TnpB family protein, whose protein sequence is MLLSIKTKLKLNKPQAILMAKHAGIARFTYNWGLATWASLYNNGLKPNKYLLKKFFNNHVKPELTWIKEKGICQKITQYAFDSLGESFQRFFKGQSKYPNFKKKGKNDSFTIDAGGKPIPVGGTSIKLPTIGWVKTYEGLPHTTCKSITISRTADSWYIAFSYEQECQPTTKDHAVVGVDLGVKELATLSTGVTFPNPKHYKQNLVKLQRLSKVYCRKAKGSNNKHKAKIKLARHHARIANLRKDTLHKLTTYLCKNHAKIVVEDLNVSGMLSNHKLAQAIADCGFYEFKRQLEYKAKKFGCEIIIADRFYPSSKTCSRCGHKKENLSLSERIYHCENCGFDIDRDLNAAINLSRLAKA, encoded by the coding sequence ATGCTCTTATCCATTAAAACAAAGCTCAAGTTAAATAAACCTCAAGCAATATTAATGGCTAAACACGCTGGCATAGCAAGGTTTACCTATAATTGGGGTTTAGCAACTTGGGCTTCTTTGTATAATAATGGATTAAAGCCAAACAAATATCTTCTCAAGAAATTTTTTAACAATCACGTAAAACCTGAGTTGACATGGATTAAAGAAAAAGGTATTTGTCAGAAAATCACTCAATACGCTTTTGATAGTTTAGGTGAATCTTTCCAGAGATTCTTTAAAGGACAGTCAAAATATCCCAACTTTAAAAAGAAAGGGAAAAATGATAGTTTTACAATTGATGCAGGTGGTAAACCAATTCCTGTAGGTGGTACATCAATAAAACTACCAACAATTGGATGGGTAAAAACTTATGAAGGATTACCTCACACCACCTGTAAAAGTATTACTATTTCTAGAACTGCCGATAGTTGGTATATAGCCTTTTCTTATGAACAAGAATGTCAACCAACTACTAAAGATCATGCTGTTGTTGGTGTTGATTTGGGAGTAAAGGAACTAGCTACACTAAGCACTGGTGTTACCTTCCCTAATCCTAAACACTATAAACAGAACTTAGTTAAACTACAAAGATTATCCAAAGTCTATTGTAGAAAAGCTAAAGGTTCAAACAATAAGCATAAAGCTAAAATTAAACTAGCTAGACATCATGCAAGAATAGCAAACCTGAGAAAAGATACTCTTCATAAACTTACTACTTACTTATGCAAAAACCACGCGAAGATAGTAGTAGAAGATTTAAATGTTTCAGGGATGTTGTCAAATCATAAATTAGCTCAAGCAATAGCTGATTGTGGGTTTTATGAGTTTAAGCGTCAGCTAGAATATAAAGCTAAAAAATTTGGTTGTGAAATTATAATTGCTGATAGATTTTATCCCTCAAGTAAAACCTGTTCTCGCTGTGGACATAAAAAAGAAAATCTTTCTTTATCCGAAAGAATTTATCACTGCGAGAACTGCGGTTTTGATATAGATAGGGATCTAAATGCAGCAATTAATTTATCGCGTTTGGCTAAAGCGTGA